From the genome of Magnetococcales bacterium:
CTTGAAATCATCTCAAAAGCAGCTCGAAAAATGGGAAAAGCTGCGAAGATGGGTTGAGAGTGGCAGGCGTGACCCGATGCCACCATTGGAGCGGAGGCAACAAAAATTGCCAGGTTGCGAGAGTCGGTACGCTGCGTGGGACAGGCATAGGGTCACTTCTCCGAAATGGTGATTGTTTCGGAGGAGAATACCCGTCGCCAGGTTAGTCGAATGTAAATGAAAAGTTAATTAAAGGTTAATTTGAAAAAAAAATTGAAAAAAACGGGGAACCACGAGGTTCCCCGTTGATTTGCATCCTGGATTTTCGAAAAGTTCGAAACGGAGACGTCACCCGCGCAGGGCGTCGCGCACGGCTTCCATGGTTTTTTGGGCATCGCCAAAGAGCATGCGGGTATTTTCTTTGTAGAACAGGGGATTGTCCACACCCGAATATCCGGTGGCCATGCTGCGTTTCAGGACGATGGAGGTTTTGGCTTTCCAGACTTCCAGGACCGGCATGCCATAGATGGGGCTGCCGGGATGATCCTGGGCACTGGGGTTGACAATGTCGTTGGCACCGATGACCAGAGAAACATCCGTCTCCGGGAAATCCTTGTTGATTTCGTCCATTTCCAGAACGATGTCATAGGGAACCTTGGCCTCGGCCAGGAGAACGTTCATGTGTCCCGGCAGGCGACCGGCCACGGGATGGATGCCAAAACGGACATTGACCTTGCGATCCCGCAAAAATTTGGTGATTTCATAGACGGGATGCTGGGCCTGGGCGACGGCCATGCCATAGCCGGGGACGATGATCACTTCCTTGGCATCACGCAACAGATCGGCCACCTCTTCGGCACTGATGGGGAAGACCTCCTTGGGACCGTCGTCACCAACGGTCGTGCCGCCTTCGACCCCGAAACCGCCGAGAATGACGCTCACAAAGGAGCGGTTCATGGCCCGGCACATGATGTAACTCAGGATGGCACCACTGCTGCCGACCAGGGCACCCACGACGATGAGAACATCATTGGAGAGCATGAAGCCGGTTGCGGCGGAGGCCCAGCCCGAATAGCTGTTGAGCATGGAGACCACCACCGGCATGTCGGCACCCCCGATGCCCATCACCAGGTGCCAACCCAGGAAAAAGGCGATGGCGGTATTGAGCAGGAGGAACAGGGTGCCATGTTCGTGGGAGACCGGAAAAACGAAATATTTTCCGAACCAGATGACCACCAGCAGCAGGACAAAATTGAGTTCATGTCTGGCCGGAAGCATCAAGGACTTGCTGGGGATGATGCCGCGCAGTTTGCCATAGGCGACCAGTGAGCCTGTGAAGGTGACCGCGCCGATGAAGACACCGATATAGGTCTCCACCATATGGATGGTTCGTTCTGTGCCGACGAGGGGATGGGAGACATCCAGATAATTGGCGAAGCCCACCATGACAGCGGCCAGTCCCACAAAGCTGTGCAAAATGGCCACGAGTTCGGGCATCTGGGTCATTTCGACCCGCGAGGCCAGAAGAGCGCCGATGGCCGTGCCGGCGATCATCAGGACGGCCAGGAGGCCAAAAGCGGTCACCTTGCCACTGAAAACGGTGGCCAGGATGGCAATGGTGATGCCGATGACGCCATAAATGTTGCCGCGCCGTGCCGTTTCCTGGTTGCTGAGGCCACCCAGGCTGAGAATGAACAGCAGACTGGCGGCGATGTAGGATACCGAAAGAATTCCTGGTGACATGGTCAGACCCCCTTATCTGCGAAACATTTTCAACATGCGGTGGGTGACCAGGAAACCGCCGGCCACATTGATCATGGCAATCAGTACCGAAACACTGGCCAGGAAGGTCACCATACTGCCCGGCGGACCGGAAATTTCCAGCAGGGCACCGATGATGATGATGCCGCTGATGGCGTTGGTGACGCTCATCAGGGGGGTATGCAGCGACGGGGTGACATTCCAGACCACCTGATAACCCACAAAGATGGCCAGCACGAAGACGATCAGGTGGGAGAGAAAGGCCGGCGGTGCCGAAGCACCGATGGCCAGCAGGGCCAGCGCCCCACCACCCATGGCCATGGCGATGCTTTTGTTTTTTTCTTTTTTGACCTGTTCGATCTCTTCCGGGGTGGGTTCATGTTTGACCGGTGCGGGACGCAAGGGGGCTTTTCCCACCTGGGGTTGCGCAGAAACCGGTGTTTTGAGGGGTGGAGGTGGCCAAGTAATTTCGCCATTGTGGACCACGGTACTGGAGCGGACCACATCATCTTCCATGTCGAAGTGCAATTGCCCATCTTTTTTCTTGCACATGTCGGAGATCAGGTGGCGCAGATTGGTGGCATAGAGCTGGCTGGCCTGGGTGGGCAGGCGGCTGGGAAGGTCGGTAAAGCCGATGATGGTCACACCGTGTTTGACAACGATTTTGCCGGGTTCGGTCAGTTCGCAGTTGCCGCCATTTTCAGCGGCCATGTCCACGATGACACTCCCTTCCCGCATGGATTTGACCATGTCGGCGGTGATCAGGACGGGGGCGGGTTTGCCGGGAATCAGGGCGGTGGTGATGATGATATCCACCTCTTTGGCCTGTTGGGCGAAGAGTTCCATTTCCGCCTTGATGAAGGCTTCGCTCATGACCTTGGCATAGCCACCGGCACCGGTCCCGTCCTCCTCGAAATCGAGTTCCAGGAATTCGGCACCCATGCTTTGGATTTGTTCTTTCACTTCGGGGCGGGTATCGAAGGCGCGCACCACGGCACCGAGGCTGCCTGCCGCACCGATGGCCGCCAGACCGGCCACGCCGGCCCCGATGACCATGACCAGGGCGGGGGGCATTTTGCCGGCGGCGGTGATTTGTCCGGTGAAAAAGCGCCCGAACTGGTTGGCTGCCTCGATCACGCCCCGATAGCCGCCAATGTTGGCCATGGAACTCAAGGCATCCATTTTCTGGGCGCGGGAGATGCGGGGCACGGCATCCATGGCAATGACCGTCGCCTTGCGGGCGGCCAGACGATCCAGCAGCTCCTTGTTTTGCGCCGGCCAGATGAAGCTGATCAACGTGGCCCCTTCCCGCAGGAGATCCGCTTCATGCCGTTTCAGGCGTGTGTGCTGGATGGGGGCACGCACTTTGAGGACGATATCGGCGGCTGCCCAGAGGGATTTGGCATCCGGGACAATTTCTGCGCCGGCATTCTGGTAGCTTTGATTGGTAAACTTGGCCTCATCACCCGCACCGGCCTCCACGAGTACGGTAAAGCCGAGCTTGCCGAGCTGCACCACCGAGTCAGGCGTCGCCGCCACCCGTTTTTCTCCGGGATGGATTTCCTTCGGAATACCAATTTTCATTTGCGTCACCACTGGGATGTTTGAAAAAGTGCCTGATTGAACAGGGATGTACAATTCACCAGACGATCTCTGGAACGGGAACGAACCGGCCCGGCAACCGACTCCCTGGCAATGGGCACCAGAAAACCAGGGCAGGTTTACTTCATGCCTGACTGGTTACGTCCATGGATCAGCCAGACAGCGAACGTCTGCATGGCACCATGAAGTTCTCTGGCCTGCGGCGTGTTTGCAACTGTCTTGGGATCCATTTCCAGATTGTAATCAGCCGCCAGATTCTGGATCAGGTCGTGCAGGGAGTCATCGAGGGTGGTTTGAGTTTTCTGAAGAATTTCGTCGATACCGCAGGTCATGTCACACTCTTTGTATCCTGAAGCCGTTTCTGTCACGGTGGCGGGAAAGTGGGAACAATCCACAAAACCATGCATGTGACCGGGAATGCTTCCGCCTTCGGAGCGATCACTCTCTTTTTCAAGCCAACGGGGATTGAGCATAAGGCATCTGCCAGGGAGAAGTCCACGATTTACACGTTATATTTGTAAATTCCATTTTGAATGGACGCATGCTGCATGGGACATCAACGCCCACCACAACTCGTGGACCTGTCGGGAAACAGGTTGATTACACCTGCGAGTCGCTCTGCTTCTTTTCATTTCATTTGGTCACATATATGGCTTTCAACAATTCCCGGGTCCGGGCTGCGAGTCGCTCTGCATCCTGCGCCAAGCCTCCGATGGCTGCCGAGTCTTCGCGGATGGCTTTTTCGACACCGTCGATCTCTTGCAGAACATCCTCGACGCCCTTTGTCTGGCTGGCGCTGGCTGTACTGATTTCGCGCACCAGCCCGGCCGTCATGCGTATATCCTCCACCACCTGCCGGATCGTCACGCCTGTGTGGTTGACTGTTTCGACACTGGAATCCGAGTACTCACCGATCTCTTCGGAGGCTTGTCGGCTATGTTCGGCCAGTTTCCGCACCTCTGCCGCCACGACCGCAAATCCCTTGCCATGTTCGCCTGCCCGGGCCGCTTCGATGGCGGCGTTCAGGGCGAGCAAATCTGTTTGGCGTGCGATTTCTTTCACCACGGTGACCCGCTCGCGAATCTGCCGCATCACATCGACGGCGCGTGCCGCATCCTCCACACTGATATCTCCGGTTTTGGCTGTTTCTGCGGCAATTTTTTCTGTTTTGTGCGCATTATCATTATTGAGACGGACCATCTGGGCAATACCGTTGATGGACCGCGCCAGCTTTTCCACGGTATCCGACTGGAATCCAGAACTTTTTGCCAGCGATTGTGACCGTTCATTCACATGGCCGGCAATATCGGCCACTTCCATGGTGATGCCGCGAATGCGATCAAAAGTTTCACCAAGCTGATCGGCCAGGACATTCATGGCCACGGCCATTTGGCCTGTTTCATCATTGGTAGTCACTTCGATGCGTTTGGTCAGATTTCCACCGGCCATGAAACTGGCGGTGGTCAGGGCATCCTGTAAAGGTCGCACCACCAGCCCTGCCAACCACCAGATGGTGATTGTGGCGATCAACAGGATTGTCACACCTGTCAGGAGAATCAACGCCTTGATATCTGACAACGTGGTCTTGCCTTCCAACAGGGCTGAAAAGGGCCTGATGGCCACGATACTCCAACCCAATTCCGGCATGACTGGCTGATAGGCAACGTAGTAGTGTTTGCCATTGTGGATAAACTCTCCCTTTCCCTCTTTGCCATCCTGCATTTGTTTCGTTATGGCAGCAAAATCCTGCGTGGGATAGAGTGAAGCAACAGCCGGAAGATACGCTTCCAACCTGGGTTCCGGATTGGCTCCTCCTCCCGATTCAGGACGTGCTTCCATATTGAAAACATTGGCAGAATCGGCAATGACCAACCCGTCCTTATCCACCATCAGAAAACGATACAGCTCTCTTGCACCTCCATCCTTGCCATGCTTGTTTTCATGCAACACATCCTGGAACATGGCTACCGGTATTTCGTAATGAAAAAAGGCCGGTTTGCTGCCATCGCCGAGAACGATGGGAGATGTGTAGGCAAAAACCCATTTTTTGGCATCCGGCGACATATACGGCGACGCAATGAAGACTTCCCCCTTGTTCCTGGCGAAGGTGGGTTGAAAAAATTCAGATGAATTTTCCTTGCTGGAATAGTCTTCCCTGGCAGCCGGTTTGCCGAAG
Proteins encoded in this window:
- a CDS encoding Re/Si-specific NAD(P)(+) transhydrogenase subunit alpha — protein: MKIGIPKEIHPGEKRVAATPDSVVQLGKLGFTVLVEAGAGDEAKFTNQSYQNAGAEIVPDAKSLWAAADIVLKVRAPIQHTRLKRHEADLLREGATLISFIWPAQNKELLDRLAARKATVIAMDAVPRISRAQKMDALSSMANIGGYRGVIEAANQFGRFFTGQITAAGKMPPALVMVIGAGVAGLAAIGAAGSLGAVVRAFDTRPEVKEQIQSMGAEFLELDFEEDGTGAGGYAKVMSEAFIKAEMELFAQQAKEVDIIITTALIPGKPAPVLITADMVKSMREGSVIVDMAAENGGNCELTEPGKIVVKHGVTIIGFTDLPSRLPTQASQLYATNLRHLISDMCKKKDGQLHFDMEDDVVRSSTVVHNGEITWPPPPLKTPVSAQPQVGKAPLRPAPVKHEPTPEEIEQVKKEKNKSIAMAMGGGALALLAIGASAPPAFLSHLIVFVLAIFVGYQVVWNVTPSLHTPLMSVTNAISGIIIIGALLEISGPPGSMVTFLASVSVLIAMINVAGGFLVTHRMLKMFRR
- a CDS encoding methyl-accepting chemotaxis protein; the protein is MGVSFKKRLIGIKYKFLLPFVFQLSVGLAVLGWIAFRAIETAVVDAASHAMVNDLQQKGHLTEMFHNKARNDLLLIMENPAFEEYFQLTESQENRFDASGVIQFSPRQQELLERLDRMIMAVQERFPIVETCLIDRSGQEHLRTTFGKPAAREDYSSKENSSEFFQPTFARNKGEVFIASPYMSPDAKKWVFAYTSPIVLGDGSKPAFFHYEIPVAMFQDVLHENKHGKDGGARELYRFLMVDKDGLVIADSANVFNMEARPESGGGANPEPRLEAYLPAVASLYPTQDFAAITKQMQDGKEGKGEFIHNGKHYYVAYQPVMPELGWSIVAIRPFSALLEGKTTLSDIKALILLTGVTILLIATITIWWLAGLVVRPLQDALTTASFMAGGNLTKRIEVTTNDETGQMAVAMNVLADQLGETFDRIRGITMEVADIAGHVNERSQSLAKSSGFQSDTVEKLARSINGIAQMVRLNNDNAHKTEKIAAETAKTGDISVEDAARAVDVMRQIRERVTVVKEIARQTDLLALNAAIEAARAGEHGKGFAVVAAEVRKLAEHSRQASEEIGEYSDSSVETVNHTGVTIRQVVEDIRMTAGLVREISTASASQTKGVEDVLQEIDGVEKAIREDSAAIGGLAQDAERLAARTRELLKAIYVTK
- the pntB gene encoding Re/Si-specific NAD(P)(+) transhydrogenase subunit beta; translation: MSPGILSVSYIAASLLFILSLGGLSNQETARRGNIYGVIGITIAILATVFSGKVTAFGLLAVLMIAGTAIGALLASRVEMTQMPELVAILHSFVGLAAVMVGFANYLDVSHPLVGTERTIHMVETYIGVFIGAVTFTGSLVAYGKLRGIIPSKSLMLPARHELNFVLLLVVIWFGKYFVFPVSHEHGTLFLLLNTAIAFFLGWHLVMGIGGADMPVVVSMLNSYSGWASAATGFMLSNDVLIVVGALVGSSGAILSYIMCRAMNRSFVSVILGGFGVEGGTTVGDDGPKEVFPISAEEVADLLRDAKEVIIVPGYGMAVAQAQHPVYEITKFLRDRKVNVRFGIHPVAGRLPGHMNVLLAEAKVPYDIVLEMDEINKDFPETDVSLVIGANDIVNPSAQDHPGSPIYGMPVLEVWKAKTSIVLKRSMATGYSGVDNPLFYKENTRMLFGDAQKTMEAVRDALRG